From the Cohaesibacter sp. ES.047 genome, the window GATCCTGAAAATCTTGCGGAACAGGCTTTCATCCATGTGACGCAAGGCTCTCGCGCCGGTCAGGGTTCCGACATAGCCTGACATGATCATGCAGATCATCAGGGCAATCCATGAATGATAGGCGAAGCCGACCAGACCGAACGCCAGAATCTTGAAGCCATGCTGGATCGACATCGCGGTCGCGTGAGTGGCCACGACGGTTTGTCGGTCGGACGACTGACCACTGACGACGGCGGCAATCAGCGGGCCTGTTGCACCAAGGAACATCGCACCGAAGGCTGTAACGCCTCCCATGAGAGCCACCATGATGGGGCCGCCCTTCAGGCGCTTCGGCTTGGGTCCCCAGATGATGTAGAGCAGGAACAGCGCAAGGCAGATCTTGAGGAAGACATCGGGCAGGGAGATGACGACCTGGGAGCCGATCGCAATGCCAATGATCGTGCCAATCACGAAGGTGACCAGAAAGGACCAGAGGATATGCGCCCGCAGATGATGGGCGCGCCCGACGTTGGACCCCAACTGGATCACTCCGTGAACCGGAATGAGCGTGGCCACCGGAACGAAAGATGACATCAGGGCCAGCAGGGCAACGCCGCCGCCAATGCCGAACGCTGCGGTGAAGGCCGAAGTGCAGTAGCTGGCGACAATCAACCCGATGATGACGGTGTCAGAAAGGCCCGTTCCGGAAAAGAGAGGAAGAGTTTCGAGCAACGGAACACCTCGGTCTTGCCGGGGCCATCCTTAAAGCTGATCAGACAGATGAAGTCGGTCAGGCTGGCAGGGCGGCCTCGACGGTTTTAATCCAGTAGGAAGCCCCGATGGGGATGACCTCGTCATTGAAGTCATAATCGGGGTGGTGGAGGGGAGCGCTGTGGCCGTTGCCGACAAAGATGAAGGCACCGGGGCAGGCTTCAAGCATGAAGGAGAAGTCCTCCGCACCCATGGAAGGGACAAAGGTGTCATCGACCCTGTCATCTCCCACGATGGAGCGGGCGATTGCGGCTGCGCGTTCTGTCGGTTCATCGTGATTGACGGTGACCGGATAGTCGCGCTTGTAGTGCAGGGTGGCGTGTGCGCCATAGACCGCTGCGGTGCCTTCCACGACTTCCTTGAGGCGACGTTCGGCCATATCGCGGACATCGGGATCAAGGGTGCGCACGGTTCCCTCGATCATGCCGGTCTGGGGAAGCACATTGTCGGTGAAGCCGGCCTTGACGTGACACAGGGAGACGACGAGCGCCTGTTGCGGATCGGTGTTGCGGCTGACAAGGGTCTGCACGGCCTGAATGATGGCCGCCATGACGACCACCGTGTCGACACCCTGATGGGGTTTGGCTGCATGGCCACCCTTGCCCTCGACGTCGATCAAGATGCGATCGGCGGATGCCATGAGCGCGCCCTTGCAGATGGCAAAGGTGCCAAGGTCGAGTTCGGGCCAGTTGTGCATGCCATAGACCTCATCAATGCCCCAGCGGCTGATGAGGCCGTCATTGATCATTTCGCGCGCTCCGCCGCCGCCTTCCTCCGCGGGTTGGAAGATCAACACGACCTTGCCGTCGAAGTTGCGGCTTTCCTGCAAATATTTTGCGGCGGCGAGCAGCATGGTGGTATGGCCATCATGACCACAGGCGTGCATGACACCCGCGACCGTGGAGGCATAGGGTTTGCCCGATGTTTCCTGTAATGGCAGGGCGTCCATATCGGCGCGCAGGCCCACCGTCTTGCCCGATTTGTTGGTTTTGCCCTCGATCACCGCCACGATGCCGCTTTTTCCCACCCCGGTGGTGATGTCGTCGATACCGTAGCTCTTGAGTTCCTTCACGATGCGCTGGACGGTCAGGGGCACATCGAACATGAGCTCTGGCTGTTGATGAAGGTCCCGTCGAACCTTGGTCATCTCGTCGTGAAAGTCGGCGATGCGATTGACAATCGGCATGAAGTCGGCCTGTTGCTGCTAGAGGAACGGGGTAGGGGGCGGTCGTTGGATCTGGTGACAATCGACCTGCCCTTGGAGTTTGGCTGCAGCTTAATTTGCCGTTCGCACGTCGGCAAGACCAATTGTTGTGCGGTGTCGTCCCTGTCCAGATGGCGGTTGCAATAATTTGATTGCTCACCGCATGGCCTTCAGGCTTGTCCATGTCCGGCGCATCAGGTAGAGAGGTTGGGTTCCTTTAACCAGTTATTGTCCAGAGGCGGGTCCTCCATGTTTGCCATGTCTTTCCTGAAAGAGTGCCGTTTCATGCTCAAGACGAGCGCGGTCCGACTTGGAATGCTAGCGGTTTTTCTCGCGGTGATGGCATCCGGTGAGGCGCTGGCTGCCCAGAAGGCTGCAAAGCCGACACAGGATTTGACCCTGTTGCCTCGCCCGCTCCTTTTGATGGATGTGAACACGGGCAAGGTGCTGTTTCACCAGAAGGGAAATCAGAAATGGTATCCCGCGTCCCTGACCAAGCTGATGACTGCCTATGTCACCTTTCGCGCCATCGAGGCCGGTGAGATTTCCGAAGACAGCATCGTGACGGTCTCTGCCCATGCGCTCGCCTATCCGCCGTCGAAAATGGGGTTCAAGGTGGGGACGC encodes:
- a CDS encoding M20 aminoacylase family protein, which translates into the protein MPIVNRIADFHDEMTKVRRDLHQQPELMFDVPLTVQRIVKELKSYGIDDITTGVGKSGIVAVIEGKTNKSGKTVGLRADMDALPLQETSGKPYASTVAGVMHACGHDGHTTMLLAAAKYLQESRNFDGKVVLIFQPAEEGGGGAREMINDGLISRWGIDEVYGMHNWPELDLGTFAICKGALMASADRILIDVEGKGGHAAKPHQGVDTVVVMAAIIQAVQTLVSRNTDPQQALVVSLCHVKAGFTDNVLPQTGMIEGTVRTLDPDVRDMAERRLKEVVEGTAAVYGAHATLHYKRDYPVTVNHDEPTERAAAIARSIVGDDRVDDTFVPSMGAEDFSFMLEACPGAFIFVGNGHSAPLHHPDYDFNDEVIPIGASYWIKTVEAALPA
- a CDS encoding sulfite exporter TauE/SafE family protein; protein product: MLETLPLFSGTGLSDTVIIGLIVASYCTSAFTAAFGIGGGVALLALMSSFVPVATLIPVHGVIQLGSNVGRAHHLRAHILWSFLVTFVIGTIIGIAIGSQVVISLPDVFLKICLALFLLYIIWGPKPKRLKGGPIMVALMGGVTAFGAMFLGATGPLIAAVVSGQSSDRQTVVATHATAMSIQHGFKILAFGLVGFAYHSWIALMICMIMSGYVGTLTGARALRHMDESLFRKIFRIVLTALALIMLLKAARDLL